One window of Saccharopolyspora phatthalungensis genomic DNA carries:
- a CDS encoding PhoH family protein codes for MQTSDTEIRTYVLDTSVLLSDPWAISRFAEHNVVLPVVVISELEGKRHHPELGWFARETLRVLDDLRIRHGRLDQPVPVGASGGSLHVELNHSDPHVLPPGFRTDSNDARILACSLNLAADGHRVTLVSKDMPLRVKAAAVALDAEEYRAQDVVSSGWTGMADIDVSSESVDVLFKDGVADLDEARELPPNTGVRLLSGSQSALGRVNADKQVRLVRGDREAFGLHGRSAEQRIALELLLDPEVGIVSLGGRAGTGKSALALCAGLESVLERQQHRKVVVFRPVYAVGGQELGYLPGTENEKMAPWAQAVFDTLGALASENVLDEVMDRGMLEVLPLTHIRGRSLHDSFVIVDEAQSLERNVLLTVLSRLGANSRVVLTHDVAQRDNLRVGRHDGVAAVIEKLKGHPLFAHVTLTRSERSPIAALVTEMLEGEFTP; via the coding sequence GTGCAAACCAGTGACACCGAGATCCGCACCTATGTCCTGGACACCTCGGTGTTGCTGTCCGATCCGTGGGCCATATCCCGCTTCGCCGAGCACAACGTGGTTCTTCCGGTGGTGGTCATCAGTGAATTGGAAGGCAAGCGCCACCACCCCGAACTCGGCTGGTTCGCCAGAGAAACCCTTCGCGTCCTCGATGACCTGCGGATCCGGCACGGACGGCTGGATCAACCGGTTCCGGTCGGCGCATCGGGAGGCAGCCTGCACGTCGAGTTGAACCACTCCGATCCGCACGTGTTGCCGCCGGGGTTCCGCACGGACTCCAACGACGCCCGAATCCTGGCCTGCTCGCTGAACCTGGCCGCCGATGGGCACCGGGTCACGCTGGTCAGCAAGGACATGCCGCTGCGGGTCAAGGCCGCGGCGGTGGCCCTGGACGCCGAGGAGTACCGCGCGCAGGACGTGGTGTCGTCGGGCTGGACCGGCATGGCCGACATCGATGTGTCGTCGGAGTCGGTCGACGTCCTGTTCAAGGACGGGGTCGCCGACCTCGACGAGGCGCGGGAGCTGCCGCCGAACACCGGGGTTCGGCTGCTGTCCGGCTCACAGAGCGCGCTGGGCCGGGTGAACGCGGATAAGCAGGTCCGGTTGGTGCGCGGCGACCGGGAGGCATTCGGCCTGCACGGCCGGTCCGCCGAGCAGCGGATCGCGCTGGAGCTGCTGCTCGATCCCGAGGTCGGGATCGTGTCGCTGGGCGGCCGGGCCGGTACGGGCAAGTCCGCGCTCGCGCTGTGCGCGGGCCTGGAGTCGGTGCTGGAGCGGCAGCAACACCGCAAGGTCGTGGTGTTCCGGCCGGTGTACGCCGTCGGCGGCCAGGAGCTCGGCTACCTGCCCGGGACCGAGAACGAGAAGATGGCGCCGTGGGCGCAAGCGGTGTTCGACACCCTTGGCGCGCTGGCCAGCGAGAACGTGCTGGATGAGGTGATGGACCGCGGGATGCTGGAGGTCCTGCCGCTCACCCACATCCGGGGCCGGTCGCTGCACGACTCGTTCGTCATCGTCGACGAGGCGCAGTCGCTGGAGCGCAACGTGCTGCTCACCGTGCTGTCCAGGCTCGGAGCGAATTCGCGGGTGGTCCTCACCCACGACGTCGCCCAGCGCGACAACCTGCGGGTGGGCCGTCACGACGGGGTGGCGGCGGTGATCGAGAAGCTCAAGGGTCACCCCTTGTTCGCCCACGTCACCCTCACCCGCTCCGAGCGTTCCCCGATCGCGGCCCTCGTGACGGAAATGCTTGAAGGCGAGTTCACCCCGTAG
- a CDS encoding GuaB1 family IMP dehydrogenase-related protein, producing MQFLNGQQPSTDLTYDDVFLAPRRSGVESRFDVDLATSDGTGATLPIVVANMTAVAGRRMAETIARRGGLVVLPQDVDPGVVAEITSWVKARHPVWDTPLVLHADDAVADALNLLPKRAHGAVVVVDDDNRPIGVVDEAACTGVDRFARVGEVADRHPVVLPLETKPREVFEQLDQHARNVAIAVDAEGSLAGIMTSRGALRAEIYTPALDDTGRLRIAAAVGVNGDVADKASALLDAGVDTLVVDTAHGHQEKMISALRAVRAEGPAVPVVAGNVVTAEGARDLIEAGADVIKVGVGPGAMCTTRMMTGVGRPQFSAVAECAAEARRLGKHVWADGGIRHPRDVALALAAGAASVMVGSWFAGTYESPGDLQRDEHGRAYKESFGMASKRAVSARTRTDSAFDRARKALFEEGISSSRMRLDPQRPSVEDLLDEITSGLRSSCTYAGARTLEEFYDRAVVGIQSPAGFAEGRPLPSGW from the coding sequence GTGCAGTTCTTGAACGGGCAGCAGCCCTCCACCGATCTGACCTACGACGACGTCTTCCTGGCGCCCAGGCGCTCCGGCGTCGAGTCTCGCTTCGACGTGGACCTCGCCACCAGCGACGGCACCGGGGCCACCCTGCCGATCGTGGTCGCCAACATGACCGCCGTGGCCGGTCGCCGGATGGCCGAGACCATCGCTCGGCGCGGCGGCTTGGTCGTGTTGCCGCAGGACGTCGATCCCGGCGTGGTCGCCGAGATCACCTCCTGGGTCAAAGCGCGGCACCCCGTGTGGGACACCCCGCTGGTGTTGCACGCCGACGACGCCGTCGCCGACGCCCTCAACCTCCTGCCCAAGCGCGCCCACGGCGCCGTGGTTGTCGTCGACGATGACAACCGGCCGATCGGTGTCGTCGACGAGGCGGCCTGCACCGGCGTCGACCGGTTCGCGCGGGTCGGTGAGGTCGCGGATCGGCATCCGGTCGTGTTGCCGCTGGAGACCAAACCCCGCGAGGTGTTCGAACAGTTGGACCAGCACGCCCGCAACGTCGCGATCGCGGTCGACGCCGAGGGCAGCCTGGCCGGGATCATGACCAGTCGCGGCGCGCTGCGCGCCGAGATCTACACGCCGGCGCTGGACGACACTGGCCGCCTGCGGATCGCTGCGGCGGTCGGGGTCAACGGCGATGTCGCGGACAAGGCGTCCGCGCTGCTGGATGCCGGGGTCGACACGCTCGTCGTGGACACCGCGCACGGCCACCAGGAAAAGATGATCTCCGCGCTGCGGGCGGTCCGGGCGGAGGGTCCGGCGGTTCCGGTGGTGGCCGGGAACGTGGTGACCGCCGAAGGCGCGCGCGACCTCATCGAAGCCGGGGCCGACGTGATCAAGGTCGGCGTGGGGCCGGGCGCGATGTGCACGACGCGGATGATGACCGGCGTCGGTCGGCCGCAGTTCTCCGCGGTCGCCGAATGCGCCGCGGAGGCTCGCAGGCTGGGCAAGCACGTGTGGGCCGACGGTGGCATCCGGCACCCGCGGGACGTGGCGCTGGCGCTGGCCGCCGGTGCCGCGTCGGTGATGGTCGGTTCGTGGTTCGCCGGCACCTACGAATCGCCCGGCGATCTGCAGCGAGACGAGCACGGCCGGGCCTACAAGGAGTCCTTCGGCATGGCCTCCAAGCGCGCCGTGTCCGCCCGGACCCGCACCGACAGCGCGTTCGACCGGGCTCGCAAGGCGCTGTTCGAGGAAGGGATCTCCAGCTCCCGGATGCGGTTGGACCCGCAGCGGCCGAGCGTCGAGGACCTGCTCGACGAGATCACCTCCGGACTGCGCTCGTCGTGCACCTACGCCGGCGCCCGCACCCTGGAGGAGTTCTACGACCGCGCCGTCGTCGGCATCCAGTCCCCGGCCGGCTTCGCCGAAGGCCGCCCGCTGCCCTCCGGCTGGTGA
- a CDS encoding DUF885 domain-containing protein produces the protein MDSEALVAEYLLLGLRFDRLVQGFVDSYTGDPSLRRRVNDEARPDPARLVADARRLRAELPDSGLAAPRRRFLAAQLTALECSGRKLAGERLPFPAEVEAYFQVTPVPGEPDAYREAHRELAEVLPGRGPLDTRLAAIRGRDQVPAARLKVCVQALSGALRERVRDRFGLPVQEAVDYQVVTDKPWSGFNHYLGDFRSRVAVNADVGHRAANLPQLVAHESYPGHHTEHCRKEAGLAIRDAQAEHTIFLINTPQCLMAEGLADLGLQAVVGPGWGPWAAEIFADLGIWMEGELAERVESAMNRLLTVRQDALLMLHDDGADDAEVTAHLQRWLLMSDRRAQHLVRFMRDPLWRAYTTTYVEGYRLLRQWLENRPVGTSSADRYRRLLDEPLVPDVLRAELAARV, from the coding sequence ATGGACTCCGAAGCGCTGGTGGCCGAATACCTGCTCCTCGGGCTCAGATTCGACCGGCTCGTCCAGGGATTCGTGGATTCCTATACCGGCGACCCGTCGCTGCGGCGGCGGGTTAACGACGAGGCCCGGCCCGATCCGGCGCGGTTGGTCGCCGACGCGCGGCGACTGCGCGCCGAGTTGCCGGACTCCGGACTGGCCGCGCCGCGCCGCCGGTTCCTCGCCGCGCAGTTGACCGCGCTGGAGTGCTCCGGACGCAAACTGGCCGGCGAGCGGTTGCCCTTCCCCGCCGAGGTGGAGGCGTACTTCCAGGTCACGCCGGTGCCCGGGGAGCCGGACGCGTACCGGGAGGCACACCGCGAGCTGGCCGAGGTGCTGCCCGGCCGAGGACCGCTGGACACGCGGCTGGCCGCCATCCGTGGTCGAGACCAGGTCCCGGCGGCGCGGCTCAAGGTCTGCGTCCAGGCGCTTTCGGGCGCGCTGCGGGAACGCGTGCGCGACCGGTTCGGCCTGCCGGTCCAGGAGGCCGTCGACTACCAGGTCGTGACCGACAAGCCGTGGAGCGGTTTCAACCACTACCTCGGCGACTTCCGGTCACGGGTGGCGGTCAACGCCGACGTCGGGCACCGGGCCGCGAACCTGCCGCAACTCGTCGCGCACGAGTCCTACCCGGGCCACCACACCGAGCACTGCCGCAAGGAGGCCGGCCTGGCGATCCGGGACGCCCAGGCCGAGCACACGATCTTCCTCATCAACACGCCGCAGTGCCTGATGGCCGAGGGCCTCGCCGACCTGGGGTTGCAGGCCGTGGTGGGGCCGGGCTGGGGTCCGTGGGCGGCGGAGATCTTCGCGGACCTGGGCATCTGGATGGAAGGCGAGCTGGCGGAGCGGGTGGAAAGCGCGATGAACCGGCTCCTGACGGTCCGCCAGGACGCGTTGCTGATGCTGCACGACGATGGCGCGGACGACGCCGAGGTTACCGCCCACCTGCAGCGCTGGTTGCTGATGTCGGATCGGCGGGCCCAGCACCTGGTGCGGTTCATGCGCGATCCGCTCTGGCGCGCCTACACCACCACTTACGTCGAGGGTTATCGGCTGCTGCGGCAATGGTTGGAGAACCGGCCGGTCGGCACTTCGAGCGCCGATCGCTATCGCAGACTGCTTGACGAGCCGCTGGTGCCGGATGTCCTGCGGGCCGAGCTCGCGGCCCGCGTCTGA
- a CDS encoding isoprenyl transferase gives MALKVRLKELIYDVYERRLRRKLDGVQHPRHVGVILDGNRRWAKDAGLDAAHGHRVGARKIVELLGWCEEAEVEVVTLWLLSTDNLNRSPEELGALMEIIAGVVDELTDPATPWRVRIVGALDVLPTETAARLSAAALRTKGRTGMQVNVAVGYGGRREIADAVRKLLQQHAEAGTTIEELAEVLTVDHIAEHLYTSGQPDPDLLIRTSGEQRLSGFMLWQSAHSEFWFTEAYWPAFRRVDFLRALRDYAVRHRRFGG, from the coding sequence GTGGCGCTCAAGGTTCGGTTGAAAGAACTCATCTACGACGTCTATGAGCGGCGGCTGCGCCGGAAGCTCGACGGAGTCCAGCATCCGAGGCACGTCGGGGTCATCCTGGACGGCAATCGCAGATGGGCCAAGGACGCCGGCTTGGACGCCGCCCATGGGCATCGCGTGGGTGCCCGCAAGATCGTCGAACTGCTCGGCTGGTGCGAAGAGGCCGAGGTCGAGGTCGTCACGCTGTGGCTGCTGTCCACCGACAATCTCAACCGCAGCCCCGAAGAGCTCGGCGCGCTGATGGAGATCATCGCCGGAGTGGTGGACGAGCTCACCGACCCGGCCACGCCGTGGCGGGTGCGGATCGTGGGCGCCCTTGACGTGCTGCCCACCGAAACCGCGGCGCGGCTGTCCGCCGCGGCCCTGCGGACCAAGGGCCGCACCGGCATGCAGGTCAACGTCGCGGTCGGCTACGGCGGGCGCCGGGAGATCGCCGACGCGGTACGCAAACTGCTTCAGCAGCACGCCGAAGCGGGCACCACGATCGAAGAACTCGCCGAGGTCCTCACCGTCGACCACATCGCCGAACACCTCTACACCTCCGGGCAACCCGATCCCGACCTGCTGATCCGCACCTCGGGGGAACAGCGGTTGTCCGGCTTCATGCTGTGGCAGTCGGCGCACTCCGAGTTCTGGTTCACGGAGGCATACTGGCCGGCCTTCCGGCGGGTCGACTTCCTGCGCGCCCTGCGCGACTACGCGGTCCGGCACCGCCGCTTCGGCGGTTGA
- the trhA gene encoding PAQR family membrane homeostasis protein TrhA, which translates to MPSALSARRPNAFVKPRMRGWIHLWSLVVSVVAGATLIALAAATVSTAAAVGTSIYVATVLGLFGVSALYHRKTWTTLGARTWMRRLDHSMIFLFIAGTYTPFAMVAMQPTTGAVVLAVVWGGALGGVILKLAWPNAPRWVGVPVYLALGWVAVFVLPDLLHNAGMAALVLLIVGGLMYSAGAIFYAVRWPDPWPKTFGYHEFFHSAVSLAAICHHIAIWLALYA; encoded by the coding sequence GTGCCTAGCGCCCTCTCCGCCCGCCGCCCCAACGCGTTCGTCAAGCCGCGGATGCGCGGCTGGATCCATCTGTGGTCCCTGGTGGTGTCCGTTGTTGCCGGTGCCACGTTGATCGCCCTCGCCGCCGCCACCGTGTCGACGGCCGCCGCGGTGGGCACGTCGATCTACGTCGCGACCGTCCTGGGTCTTTTCGGCGTCAGCGCCCTGTACCACCGCAAGACCTGGACCACGCTCGGGGCGCGCACCTGGATGCGGCGCCTCGACCACTCGATGATCTTCCTGTTCATCGCGGGCACCTACACCCCGTTCGCGATGGTCGCCATGCAGCCGACGACGGGTGCCGTGGTGCTCGCGGTCGTCTGGGGCGGTGCGCTGGGCGGCGTGATCCTCAAGCTCGCCTGGCCCAACGCACCGCGCTGGGTGGGGGTGCCGGTCTATCTCGCGCTCGGGTGGGTCGCGGTGTTCGTGCTTCCCGACCTGCTGCACAACGCCGGGATGGCGGCACTGGTGCTGCTGATCGTTGGCGGGCTGATGTACTCCGCGGGCGCGATCTTCTACGCGGTCCGGTGGCCGGACCCGTGGCCGAAGACCTTCGGCTACCACGAGTTCTTCCACTCGGCGGTGTCGCTGGCCGCGATCTGCCACCACATCGCGATCTGGTTGGCGCTCTACGCCTGA